Part of the uncultured Anaeromusa sp. genome is shown below.
AAAACCCGGAGGTCTTTTTTTCTGTAGAGGATGTGCCGAAGGAAGTCCTTCAGTAAAGGTAAAAACTTATATTGGCAACAGCGAAAGGATGGTAGCACCCCTTGAACGTAGGGGTAGCCATCCTTTCGCTGTGTGCGTAAGTGTGCTGAAGATGAGGTGGCGTTATCAGGTAGAACCAGCACAGGGAGTAATGTCAGCGTGAGAGCGGAAGGGTGGTCTAGATCCGAAAAAATCTTACATGACAGAATGTAGAGAATATTTACATTTAGCCAGTGCGATGGTATATTATATTAAAATAATTGTTCTGAAATATTAGAAAACAATAAAACTTAATAGCTAGAAGACGGGGACTTTAAGCCTAAAATTGAACAGTTAATGCATTTTATTAAGAAGATGAGCGTTGTTTCTAGAGCGTTCTGGGCTTTGGTGATGATGTTTTTGGAGTTTGGCCGCTGACGCGGTCTAGCTGTCAATAAACTTAAAGTGCGAAGGAGGCCGAAATATTTATGCGAGAGAAGATGTTTTTACAGAGTATCCAAACGAAGCTGAAAGAAGGAGTATGACGTTCTTGTAGCAAGAATTATAGATTTTAATAGGAGTTGAGGAAATGAACGCACTGACAAATATGAAAGTGAGCATGAAACTAGGAGTTCTGATTCTTGTGGCCTTTTTATCCTTGGGTATTGTAGGGTTTACCGGCTATTACTATCTCAATCAAGCAAGTAAAGATATAGCGGTTATGTATGAAAAAAGGCTGATCCCGGTTCGGCTGTCCGTTGAAATAGCCTCGTTTCTTAGAACGGCTAATGGAAATGTGCTGGAATTGATGCTTACAACGGATGAGGCGAAAAACCGTGAACTGAAGAAAGCGATGGAGGAGCGAGCTCAAGGAATCAACCAAAATATGGACAGCTTAAAGCAAATGCATTTGGACGCTAAAGCAGATGAATTGCTTGCTAAAATGGAACAGGCCCAACAAAAATATCGCGCCGCTCGAGGGCCGGTATTAGAGCTGGCTTTGCAAAATAAAAACGCCGAAGCCTATGCGTTATATGCGGCAACGCTGGAGCCACGGGCGAACGAATATGTCAGCAGTGTGCGCGATTATACGGTACATATCCAGAAACTATCGGAGCAGATGAACGCCGATATACAAGCTGCCGAAGCGAAAGCCATACAGATTTTAGTAGGCTGTATTTTGGTTGCTTGTATCCTATTGGGCTTCTTCGGTTGGATGATTAACAAAATGATTTCTCATCCATTACAGCTTATGGTTGCTTTTTGCGGGGAATTGGCTGCCGGCGATTTTCGCGACAAGCCGCGCAAAGTCCTCAGAAAAGACGAAATTGGTCAAGTGGCTGATGCGCTAGTTAATATGCGCAACAATCTGCGCGGCATTCTGCAACATGTCAGCGAATCGACGGAGCATGTGGCCGCTTCCTCGGAAGAACTGACTGCCAGCTCGGAACAATCAGCTCAGGCTGCCAATCAAGTGGCTGCCTCAATTACCGATGTAGCTAACGGAGCGAATAAGCAGCTTGTAGCGGCGAACGAAGCGTCTGAAGTGGTGTCTCAGATGTCAGCGAGCATTCAGCAAGTGGCAGTGAACACGAATCTTGTGGCGGAGCAATCCGCGCAGGCGGCTGGCAAAGCCAAAGAAGGGGGCGCTTCTGTTGGAAAAGCAGTCGCGCAAATGGCGCGAGTTGAAGAAACGGTCAATGCTTCGGCAAATGTGGTAGTAAAACTGGGCGAGCGGTCCAAAGAAATTGGACAGATTGTGGATACCATTTCCGGTATTGCCGGACAGACAAACCTTCTGGCCCTTAATGCGGCCATTGAAGCGGCGCGCGCCGGAGAACAAGGGCGCGGCTTTGCTGTCGTGGCGGAAGAGGTTCGTAAACTTGCAGAGCAATCACAAGAAGCGGCTGGACGAATTGCCAGCATGATTGGAGAAATTCAAGGAGATACCGGCAAAGCGGTCTCGGCCATGAATGAGGGCACGCGCGAAGTCAAAACAGGGGCGGAAGTGGTTAGTGTTGCCGGAGATGCCTTCCAAGAAATTGTGAAGTTGGTATCGGATGTTTCCGGTCAAATCATGGAAATCTCAGCAGCCATTCAGCAGATGGCAAGCGGAAGTCAGCAAATTGTGGAAACGGTTAAGCTGATCGATGGGCTGAGTAAATCTTCGTCTGCTGAAGCGCAGAGCGTATCTGCTGCGACAGAAGAACAATTGGCTTCCATGGAGGAAATTGCGTCCGCTAGCCAGACCTTGTCGTCATTAGCGCAGGAACTGCAAAAGGAAGTTTCAAAATTTCAGATTTAGTAAAGACTGATGAGGATGAACGGAACGTGGAAATGTAAGGCCTAAAACCCCAAAGAAGCCGTGAGCGTTGGCGTCGCAGCCAAACGTTCACGGCTTCTTTGGGGTTAAGCTCAAGAACAGGCTAATATTCTAAAAAGCAAGAATATCGGCTCGGACGGCTTAGCTTTATTGCAGGAAATTGTAAAAATATGGAGAAATTTACTAAGAATGCAAAGAGAATTCTGGTAATTAAAATGTATTTCCGCGGCTGGACTCAGTAAGAGGCAGTCTGATGAGAGGAGAATGAACAATATGTTTGTTTTCAGAAAGCTTAGCTGGAAGTTGGTTGCTATGTTTTCGCTTATTATTATTGCGAGTACAAGCGCTATTTCTCTTTATGCCGTTTATAACATGCAGGACAAAGTTACAGCGGCTTCCTATGAAAAGCTTCATTCAGACCTAAATGTTACTAAGACAATTTTAGACAAGCAGCTCCCGGGCGCCTGGGCCATGCAGGATGGCAAATTAGTCAAAGGCAATACAGTAATTCATGATCTTGCTATTTTGGATGAGATCAAAGAGATGACCGGTGATAGCGTGACCATTTTTCTGGGAGACACGCGAATCGCTACTACTGTCAGCGGAGCTGATGGGAAAAAGGGTACAGGGACGAAAGCGGCTGCAGAAGTAAGCAATGCGGTTTTAACAAACAACCAAATCTTTCTGGGGAAAGCGCAGGTTGTTGGTGTAGAAAACCAAACCATATACGAACCAATACGTGATGCCGGGGGCAAGGTCATTGGCATGATCTTTGTAGGTGTACCGGCAGCTCCTTATGAAGCGATGATTGCCAGCTTCATTAAACACTTAGGAGGCTTCGTAGCGATCGAAGTGCTGCTTGCTGCTAGTATTATCTATTATGCGTCGCGTAAGCTCGCTAGCCCTATCGAGAAACTGGCCAGGGCGGCTGAGGCAGTGGCAACTGGGGATTTGACAGTAAAGATTGACATTAAGTCAGCGGATGAAGTGGGTGTATTAGGGAAGTCGATGAATGAGATGGTTCAGAAGATTGGTTTTCTTGTGCGGCAAATTGCGCAGACGTCTGAGCAGGTGGCGGCTTCGGCCGAAGAACTTACGGCAAGTGCGGATCAATCGGCGCAAGCGATTACCCATGTGGCGGGTACGATTAACGATGTTGCCCAGGGGACAAAAAGCCAAGCAAGCTCCATTGAGTCTGCAGTTGTGATTATTGAGCAAACCTCTGCAGGGATACAACATATTGCGGCAAAGTCTAACGCTATGCTAGGCATGGCGGAAAAGACAAATAACGCCGCTACGCAAGGCGATAAAGCCGTAGAGGCGGCTATTCAGCAGATGCTGAGCATTGAAAAGTCGGTTTCCGGCTCGGCGCAAGTTGTGGCCACTCTTGGGGAACGCTCGAAAGAAATTGGACAAATTGTTGATGCTATTTCGGGGATTGCCGGACAAACGAATCTGTTAGCGTTGAATGCGGCGATTGAGGCGGCGCGGGCGGGCGAACAAGGCAGAGGATTTGCGGTGGTTGCTGAAGAAGTGCGCAAGTTAGCGGAACAATCCCAAAAGGCGGCCAAACAAATCGCCGAGTTGATTGCGCAAGTGCAGGCGGAAACCGACAATGCGGTGCTCGTTATGCATGCAGGAACGCATGAGGTGAAGGTTGGGGCTGAGGTAGTGAATAAAGCTGGGCAGGCTTTTCAGGAGATTACGTCGCTAATCGGTGCTGTTTCCCAGCAAATACAGGAAATTTCAACAGCAATTCAACAGATGGCTTCAGAAAGCCAGCAAATCGTAAGTACTGAAAAAGAAATATACCGTATCAGTAAGGAAACCGCAGGGCAAACGCAGCTTGTTTCAGCTGCCGTGGAAGAACAGGCGGCCTCTATGGAACAAATAGCAGTGTCCAGTCAGGCGTTGGCGAAGATGGCCGAGGAATTGCAGAGCGTAATCGCAAAATTTACGGTTTAGGTGCGGCTTGCGAGGGAGGCAAGCCGTCTGGATGCTCTTGTCGCTTACAGTGTGATTTAGGAGTAAGAAGGGACGGAAAACGACATTGGCAGCCTGCTGACGAGAATGGCGAAGTTAGTTGAAAGCAAGCTTATCGGAGAAGAACCGTAGCGCTAGGGCTATGGTTCTTCTTTTTTGGGGGGATGGAAAATCACAAAATTACACAAAAATTCTTACACGACAGAGTGTTAGGCGCGTTTACAACTTGCAGAAGCAGTGCTATATTATATTTAACGATTTATTCCAATATAATGAAAAAACAAATAAGCGTTTCCTTAAAGATTTTTATGATACTGTGTAGATTAAGCAAGAGCCGTCATCTTATACGAAGAAGGTGTTACGCAAGCATTGAAGCAGGCGATTTTGTAATGTAATTAGCTGGGAAAATCACACATCTAAAGAATACATAATGTAACGTATGGCGGGAATGGTCTTGGCGCGATTTGTAAATGCGTTGCTTGGCGCATTCAAGTTAGCGTTGTAATAAGCAGTATGCCGGAAGGGGTTTTAACGGTGAAATTTTTTTCGAATCTTAAAGTGAGTTTGAAGTTGGGGATTCTTGTCTGCGTGGCTGCGTTTTTTGTGGGCATTGTAGGCTATACAGGATATCATTATTTGTTGAAAGCAAATGAAGATATGACTGATATGTATCAAAACAGACTTTTGTCTATAAAATGGCTGAATGAAAATCGCAGCCAAATTAGAGGCGTTCAGGCGAATTTATTGGAAATGATGATGACTACCGATGACAAACGTCATATTGAGCTGAAAGCGGATCTGGATAAACGGGCAGCCCTATTTAATGAAAACTTGAACAAATACGAACAAACAAAGCTGGATGAAAGAGAAGTAAGTGCCTTAACTAAAGTAAAGGATACCCTGCAAGCGTACCGGCAGGCGCGGGAAGACGTCATTAGGCTGGCCATGCAAAATAAAAACGCCGAGGCTTATACTATGTATGAGCAGCGTGTGAAAAAGACATTGAACGAAGCGAATAAAGAATTGGTAGCCTTGACCGAGTATAACGCCCAAAAAGCGGATGAACTTAACAAGGCCAATGATGCGGAATTTGCAGCCGTTAAGAAGATGATTCTCGGGATTCAAGCAACGGCGCTGGTGCTGTTGGCCTTGATTGGATTCTATATTTCAAAGCTGATTATCAAACCCATCAATGTCATGCTGGCTTTTAGCCGCGAGCTGGCTAATGGAGATTTTCGCAAAAAACCGCGTACTTTCGCTTCCAAAGACGAATTCGGTCAACTGGCAGATGCGTTAATTGAAGTACGCTCCACAATCCGAGAGCTAATGAATCAGATTCATGTATCGGCGGAGCAGGTAGCGGCTTCCTCGGAGCAATTGACGGCAAGCGCCGATCAATCGGCTCAGGCGGCCAACCAAGTTGCCATTACCATCACTGAGGTTGCGAAAGGGGCGGAAGAACAGCTTGCCAGCGTGGAAGAAACGTCGCAAGTAGTCGAGCAAATGTCAGGGGACATTCAACAGATCGCGGCTAATTCGCTGCAAGTGTCCAGGCAATCGCTGCAGGCGGCGGATAAGGCAAAAGTCGGAAATCTGTCGGTAGAAAAAGCAGTATCGCAAATGTCTCAAATTGAGCAAACCGTGACTAAATCTGCGGATGTCGTGGCTAAGCTTGGCGAGCGCTCCCGGGAAATTGGACAAATTGTTGATACCATTTCCGGGATTGCCGCTCAAACGAATCTTTTGGCGCTGAATGCTGCGATTGAAGCGGCTCGCGCCGGAGAGCAAGGACGTGGTTTTGCGGTTGTAGCGGATGAAGTCAGAACTTTGGCGGAGCAGTCCCAAGAGGCGGCTAAGAAAATCGCCATGCTGATTAATGAGATTCAAGGAGACACGGAAGAAGCGGTAAGGGCTATGAGCGACGGCACCAAGGAAGTAAAAATCGGGGCGGAAGTTGTTGCCGATTCGGGAACTGCCTTCAGGGAGATTACCGAGCTAGTGGGGCAGGTGTCTAATGCGGTGGGCGATATATCAAAGGCCATTGAGCAAGTGGCCTCGGGAAGCGAGCGCATTGTTCGTTCGGTGGAAACCATTGACGAACTAAGCGAGAAAGCGTCAGGGGAAGCCCAAACGGTATCGGCTGCAACAGAGGAGCAATCGGCGTCAATGGAAGAGATTGCTTCTTCCAGTCAGGAACTTGCCAAGCTGGCGATGGAATTAAGGGAAGCCGTAGGCAAATTCCAAGTATAATTTATAGAGTTAGAGAAGATTATAGTGCATTGATAATGAAGAAAAGGCTGCTCCCTTTGTTTTAAAGGGGGACAGCCTTTTTTTGCTTGCAAGCAAGCGTGGGGCGGCGAAGGTATGAGACTGTTATTTCCGATGGTAAATACATTGGAAGTGGGTAGTGGTCGAAGCTGGGTTGTAGTAATGATGCGGCTGGTCGGCTCGAAAGAAGAGAGTGTCGCCTTGTGATAAATGGGAAGAACGGCCATTGATAGTTACAATTAAGGCTCCTTCTATTACAAAGACGTATTCATTAGAATAGGCGTCGTGGGGAGTGGAATCGTGTGTGTGCATCGAGTCAAGCTCGGCAATAAAAATGCCAACAGGAGAAAAGGAATTCGAAAAGACAGGCCATAAACGCAAGCCGGCTTCGTTGTCGATGAGTGGCGTCTTTGATTTTTTACGTACAATTTCAAGAGGATATTCATGAGTTTCCAATAAGTCACCTAGAGCAACTCCTAGGCCAACCGCGATTTTCCAAAGGGTATTAATGGTTGGGTTGGAATCGCCGCGTTCGATTTGGCAGAGAAGGGCTTTGCTAACCCCGGAAGACTCGGCAAGTTTGTCAAAACTGAAATTTTTTTCTTTGCGCAAACGAATTACATTTTGGCTGATGATTTCGTTCAGGTTGTTCAAAATAAAAACTCCTCTCTTTGAAAATGTGGGAAAATGCTTGCCTCTCTTTATTTTATTGAGCGCATTACGTTCAAAGCAGGATGAAGAGCAGCCTAGAAGTATTGTATCATATCGAACGGCTGCGTAATAACGTCATTGGGTAGTATGGTGTTAAATTGCATGATTTGAAAGGTATTTATTAGGAGAATATAGAAATTAGATAAAAAAACTTAATCTTTGATGTGGTACAAGATCGATTTTATTATGTAGAGTATTTCAATATATGCTCATTTGCTACGCTTACATATTCTAAGTAAGTGTATTTTTTATACGCGGTTTGATTTCTGAAAATTAAAAGTGCGCGTATTGTTTCCAATGGGTAATAAGTTTAAGCGGTTTAGGTAAAATGAACTAACAGAGGAGTCGTAGGTATGGAAGAGATTGTGAATGGTTTTCAAACAGTCAAAGCATTAATGCAGCAGCAAATCGAGTTCTATAAGAAAGCGAATGAAGGAGAGACAATTGAAACAATGATTACTCCCTGCTTGCTTGTGCTTGATAAATTTCAGAATGTTACATACAATAGTAGCTTTTGGAGTGATTATTCCGATTTTGCATCGGATGGCATTTCAACAACCAATATACTCGAAGAAAGTGTAATTATAGAGTATTTACAAGCTAAAATAGATGATATTGATAAAATAATGAGAGAAAAAAAGAAAAATAAAATTTTGTCAGGACCTATCTCTTCTCGGATTGGAATTCGCTATATGGAATTTTGCATTTTGCCAATTTTTAAAACTGAAGATGAGGTTGATGGGGTTATTATTTTAGGAAGAGATGCAACTAAACAGGTGATGTTAAAAAAAGAGCTTGAAGCCGCACAGTTGGCTCATATGAAAAATGAAGCGTTTTATAAGCAGGTTTTCAATTCTACGCAAATTATTTTTGCGCTGCATAAGCTTATTTTTGATGAGAACGAACAAGTAATTGATTTTGAGTATATTGATTTGAACCCTGCATATGAACGGGAAACGGGGTATTCGTTAAAAGATTTGAGCGGAAACACGCTGTATTCTGTTTTTCCGGATCCAAGCAAACATTCGGCAGACTGGCTGCGTCTGTTTCGTGAAGCGGAGCAATGCGGTAAAAGCATTACGATTGAGCATTCCTATTGTGGAAAGGATGTCTGGTATCGGACTTCGATTTGCTCGCCGCAAAAGGGGTATGTAGTAACTTTTTCTGAAAATATAACCGAGTATATAACACGTGGAAAAATACTTAAAACTAAATTGTCGCAATGGAAAATGGCGCTCCAAATTAGCAAGCAGTTTGTTTGGCGGTGGCGAATAGAAAAGAATGATACTTCTGTAAAAAGTTGGTTTGACAATAGTCTGTTTGAGGTATCTTCTGAATGCGAAAGTGTAATTGCCGCAAGCTCTTTTAAAGATCTTAAAACGGTCACTGAATGGTTGGCGTTAATGTACGAGAGTGATCGATGGAGAGTAAAAGAAGAAATGGAAATGGTAGCTGCACAAAAGATGGATGCTTTTGAACATGAATTTCGCGTGAATGATACAGAAGGGCTACTCCGATGGATGAAGCTAGAAGGGAAAAAAATATCCGACTCTGAAGAGTCTGTCGAATATATCGGGGTGTGCTATGATTTTTCTGTCACAAAAACCAAAGAAGCGCAACTTATGAAACAAAATGAGTTTTACGAAATATTGGCGGATAGCATCGACGATATAATCTTACTTTTACAATGGCAGGGATGTTGTAAAGCGAACATTGTATTTGTGAATGACTATTTTTATCGAAAACTCGGATATGAGCCGTCTAAAGTGAAAGAGATGTCTCTTTTTGATGTTTGTGCAAGAGGGATGGAAGAAAAATTGCATAGCTTTTTTCGAGAAGTAAATCGCAGGGGGAATGGAGTAACCGCCTTGGAGCTTCAAAGTAAAGAAGGCGTTAAAACATGGTTTGAAATTCGAGGATACCGATATATTAATGGTATAAACAGCTTTTTTTCATTTGTATGTAGAGATATGAGCGAGAAAGAGGAACAAAGGACCATTTTTTATCATGCTAGAGAAAGAGAAAAGCGAGACAAGGTGTTCGGAGCCGTTATCGCTGGTGATACAGCAGCGATTAAGCAAGGTCGAAAAATACTCCAGAATCAAGGCGTAAGCTTATTGAGGAATGAAAAGTTACTTTGTGTTGTGCTGGAAGTAGATGCTATAAATTTTGTTGAAGATCAATATGATAAGATCGTGAGCGTACTTGCCATCGTTGAAAAAAATAAGGACTGGGTGTGCTGGAAGCAAGAAAATACGGTTTGTATTATAGGGGCTGTACTGATTGATGAAGAGGAACTAAGGGGCATTAAGCAAGAACTTGCCACTTCGGTTGCGCGTGTTTTAGAAGAAGCAATTCCTGAGGTACAAGTCTTGATTGGAGCAGCATCTTTTTTTGAATGTTTAGGAGAACTGAAAGATCGAATTGCGGACTGCAGGATGGCAGTTAAGATTGGGAAGAAACTGTGGCCAGAACGCATGATTTTCCACTTTGAAGAAGTAGAGCTATATAAACTGTTTTTTGATGTTAAAGATAAACGATTGGTGACGAATTATGTCCATCAAGCACTGGGGAGTTTGTTGAATTATAGAGGGAATAAAAGAGAAGAATATTTAAAGATGCTGGAAGTGTTTTTGGAGGCGGATAGCCTTTTGGAGACTTCGCGGAAAGTGTTCATTCATCACAAGACAGCGGAAATGCGGAAGAAAAAAATCGAAAAAATTTTAGGAGTATCCTTAGAAGACGCAGAAACAAAAATGCGTTTAAAAATGGCATTCCATTTAAAGAAACTTTTCGCTTGTTAAAGAGCGCAAACAAAGCACAAAACATATCTGCAAAAGATATGTTTTGTGCTTTGTTTTATCTTGAAAGGATGTTGTTGGAGAAGATGCTAAAAAAGAAGTAAAAAATGGAAAAAACAGCGAAGTTGTTCTTTGCAAAACGTATCTTTTCAAGATATAAACTGTGTGGATTATGTTTGTTATAATAACATAACTGCAATTTAGAACGAACTTCCTTTAATACTTAATGTGGCAAAGGAGTGGTACAGATGAAAAAAGGTAAAGAAAATAATTGTGGAATGACTCCCATTCTTGACGTTATTTCTAATCTCATTTGGCAAATGTTTTCCGACGCTGCGATGGTGGTGCGCGGGGATGGGCGGATTGAAATAATCAATCGTCATTTTTCTGATTTGACGGGGTATTCATTGGGCGAAACGTTAGGAAAAACGACCTTGGAACTTAAACTTTGGAGTAATCCGGAGGAACGGGCGGCGATACTGAAGCTTCTTGTCGAAGGGCGAGAGGTGACGGATTTCGACGCCGTTTTTTGTAATAAAACAGGGGATCTCATTTTGACAAAAATACATGCTCGACGCTTTGAATTGAGAAAGAAACCGTACTATATAGTGGTCATACAAGAGATCCGAAGGCCGATGTGCTTGGAACGAAAAAACAAACTGAATAAGGATAGCTTGCTGCTGCGAAGTCAAATGCTATTAGCGGCGGCAAGCTTAGTGCAATTTGGACCATGGGAATATAATGCCGAAACCGATAGCTTTCTTTTTGGGGATGATTTCTATGCAATCTATGGAACCAGTGTAGCGGCGGAAGGACGCATTATGAGTTTTGATAGTTACGTTAGAAATTTTGTTTACTATAAGGATGCTTGGGTGTTTGAAAAAGAAAAAGATAATTTGCTAACTGGTAATGAAAATCTATTTAAAACAATACGGGTGCGAATGCATTCAAGGATATTACTTTAGCAAGCCTATGCGAGAGGATGATGCGATCGAGCTTTTGCAAAAATATCAAAAAATAGGAGGCGTATGATGTGGGGACTTACGGAGCATGGATTTCGAAAAGTGAAGCATATGAACAAGCCCAAGTGACGCCGCTAGAGGCAAGGCGTTACTTGAATGCTTTCTTAAAGCTAGCGCCTGAAGCGACGCTTGAGAACGGGCGCTTGGTTTCTGAAAGCGTTCCGGAAATTCTTCGTAAATTTAAGTTTATGGAGTCTAGCGGGTTAAAAATGGAAGAGATTGAGCAAGCGTTAGAAAAAAATCTTGCTCCGCAAGGCGAGTTGCTAGCAGAAAGACAGAAACGAAGAGAATCGCAGCCAATGCTCCAGGCGGTCATCGCGATTTTGACAGAGCAGGCAGATGTGCAGCGCAATATGTTTGAAGTATTCACCAAAGAAATTGCGAATTTGCAAGAACGCATTACTGTTTTGGAAAAGAAGAGGCAACAGGCGCCTTGAAGGCGATGAAAGTTCTTTTAAGGCAAAGAAAAGAAGTTTTTAAACGGGAGGAGACCTATTGTGAAAATGAATTTGACTGCTAAAATGATTGCCTATTTCTTGCTTGTTTTATTGGTATCTTCAGCCGGGTTTTCCTATACCGCTTGGAAAGTAGACGATTCTGCTAAGCTTACTTCTGAGGTGAGGGGAAAGTATCTGCCGCGATTATTGAAAACGACGGAAGCTAATGCAAATCTTGGTGTAATTATTGGTGATTTGCGAGGTTTCTTTATTACGAAAGACCAGCAACTGGTCAATGATTATAAGAAAAAATCAGAAACAAATCGAAAAGCCTTAGACGAGTTGATTAATGTGTCCTATACAGCCGAGGGAAAGAGAGTGTCTAATGAGCTTAAAACCTTGAGTAATCAGTATTTTGATATTGCAGATACGAAGTTCATTCCATTAGTGCAAGCTGGAAAGATGGATGAGGCAACCTTGGTGATGACGCATGAAATGAAGCCGCTAGCTACGACTCTTTCGGATAAATTTGACGCATATCAGGAAATGCGGAATAAGCAGATGAGTGACATCCTTACAACCGCAGAGGAAAATGCAAGCTCGGCAAAGAATGCAGCTATCTTTGCCGGTATTTTGGCAACTATATTAGGTTTGGCTATCGGCTTTTTTGCAGCGCGGCGTATTGCGCGCCCCGTAAATGAGCTTGCGGCGGTTGCGCAAACGGTTGCGAGAGGGGATTTGACTCAATACGTAAAAGTGGAAAGTCAAGACGAGATCGGACATTTAGCAGCTTCCTTCAACACCATGATTGACCAATTAAAGGCGCTTCTTGGTCAAGTAAGTAAAACGGCGCATCACTTGAATGCGGCATCTCAAGAAATGGTGGGGGTGGCGCAGGATAATTCGGCTACTATGCAGCAGATTGCGGCGTCAACCGAAGAAATTTCAGCGGGCCTAGAAACCGTGTCGGCTTCGACGGAAGAAGTTACCGCTTCTTCCGAAAATATGGGAGCCAATGTTCATCAAGTGGCTCAAATTGCGGACGAAGGCTCTCGAGTGGCGAAAGCTGTCGAACAACAAGCGCTTAATTTGCAGCAAGACGCCAGAAATTCGAGTGATACGGCGAACGCAATGTACGGCGGGATTAGTGCGCGTGTAACAAAAGCAATTGATGACGCTAAAATTGTTAATGAAATTTCGACAATGGCCTCGTCCATTGCCGCGATTGCGGGACAGACGAATCTTTTGGCTCTTAATGCAGCGATTGAAGCGGCCAGAGCTGGAGAGCAAGGGCGCGGCTTTGCTGTTGTTGCGGAGGAAGTGCGCAAGTTGGCTGAAGAATCCGCTCGTGTAGTGGGGAATATTCAAGGCCTGACGCAGCAAGTGGAAGCGGCTATCGAAGTGTTAGTGAATAACGGCAATGATATGCTGCAGTTCATTGACGGGACCGTGAAGAAAGACTACGCAGCCTTTGTTGACATTGGTCAACAGTATAAGAAAGACGCGGATAGCTTCCTTTCGGTAACAACAGGAATTGGAGATCGCATGA
Proteins encoded:
- a CDS encoding PAS domain-containing protein, whose product is MKKGKENNCGMTPILDVISNLIWQMFSDAAMVVRGDGRIEIINRHFSDLTGYSLGETLGKTTLELKLWSNPEERAAILKLLVEGREVTDFDAVFCNKTGDLILTKIHARRFELRKKPYYIVVIQEIRRPMCLERKNKLNKDSLLLRSQMLLAAASLVQFGPWEYNAETDSFLFGDDFYAIYGTSVAAEGRIMSFDSYVRNFVYYKDAWVFEKEKDNLLTGNENLFKTIRVRMHSRILL
- a CDS encoding methyl-accepting chemotaxis protein — protein: MNLTAKMIAYFLLVLLVSSAGFSYTAWKVDDSAKLTSEVRGKYLPRLLKTTEANANLGVIIGDLRGFFITKDQQLVNDYKKKSETNRKALDELINVSYTAEGKRVSNELKTLSNQYFDIADTKFIPLVQAGKMDEATLVMTHEMKPLATTLSDKFDAYQEMRNKQMSDILTTAEENASSAKNAAIFAGILATILGLAIGFFAARRIARPVNELAAVAQTVARGDLTQYVKVESQDEIGHLAASFNTMIDQLKALLGQVSKTAHHLNAASQEMVGVAQDNSATMQQIAASTEEISAGLETVSASTEEVTASSENMGANVHQVAQIADEGSRVAKAVEQQALNLQQDARNSSDTANAMYGGISARVTKAIDDAKIVNEISTMASSIAAIAGQTNLLALNAAIEAARAGEQGRGFAVVAEEVRKLAEESARVVGNIQGLTQQVEAAIEVLVNNGNDMLQFIDGTVKKDYAAFVDIGQQYKKDADSFLSVTTGIGDRMKQIVQEVNEVNKAIESVATTITQSADGAEEIAKGTTDTSQGIDQMSRAATELANVAEELNKLVGAFKI